In the genome of Kluyveromyces marxianus DMKU3-1042 DNA, complete genome, chromosome 1, one region contains:
- the GLC3 gene encoding 1,4-alpha-glucan branching enzyme, which produces MGGNDDKSDVPENVRGVVDIDPWLRPFAQVLSERRYLADEWKYRIEHSGDKQTSLSKFARDSYKTFGLHANQKTFEISYKEWAPNAVRAFLVGEFNNWDSNANEMERDEYGVFHLVVPPVVGSDGKKQFAIPHDSKIKVSFELADGSRIYRLPAWITRATQPDKETAKQWGPSYEARFWNPPTQYTFKNARPSFVSATDSLRIYEAHVGISTPEPKVGTYKEFTKNVLPRIKDLGYDAIQLMAIMEHAYYASFGYQVTNFFAASSRFGTPDDLKELIDTAHGMGILVLLDVVHSHASKNVTDGLNQFDGSDHQYFHSIASTRGEHPLWDSRLFNYGHFEVQRFLLANLAFYIDVYQFDGFRFDGVTSMLYLHHGVGEGGAFSGDYNEYLSKERSFVDHEALAYLMLANDLVRELLPENGITIAEDVSGYPTLCMPRDLGGAGFDYRLAMALPDMWIKLLKEYKDEDWNMGHIVHTLVNRRHREKVVAYAESHDQALVGDKTLAFWLMDAAMYTDMTILKETNPVVDRGIALHKLIRLLTHSLGGEAYLNFEGNEFGHPEWLDFPNVNNGDSYHYARRQFNLVDDKLLRYQQLYQFDKAMQLCEKQYKWLNTPQAYVSLKHEVDKVIAFERNGLLFIFNFHPTESFTDYRIGVNEPGCYRIILNSDRSAYGGWDRIDESKSEYFTTDLKWNDRNNFIQVYIPNRSALVLALDSRIQKH; this is translated from the coding sequence atggGTGGCAACGATGATAAAAGCGATGTTCCAGAGAACGTTAGAGGGgttgttgatattgatCCTTGGTTAAGACCGTTTGCTCAGGTGCTTTCTGAAAGGAGATATCTGGCAGACGAGTGGAAGTATAGAATTGAGCATAGCGGGGATAAGCAGACTAGCTTGAGTAAGTTTGCACGTGACTCGTATAAGACGTTTGGGTTGCATGCTAACCAAAAGACGTTTGAGATTAGCTATAAGGAGTGGGCGCCCAATGCGGTTCGTGCGTTTTTGGTTGGGGAATTCAACAACTGGGACTCTAATGCGAACGAGATGGAGCGGGATGAGTACGGTGTGTTTCATTTAGTTGTTCCACCTGTTGTTGGTAGCGATGGGAAAAAGCAGTTTGCTATTCCTCACGATTCTAAGATCAAGGTTTCGTTTGAGTTGGCCGATGGATCTAGGATTTACAGGTTGCCTGCGTGGATTACCAGAGCAACGCAGCCAGATAAAGAGACTGCGAAGCAGTGGGGTCCATCCTATGAGGCGAGGTTCTGGAACCCTCCAACGCAGTATACTTTTAAGAATGCTAGGCCAAGTTTTGTTAGTGCTACAGATTCGTTGCGTATCTATGAAGCGCACGTTGGTATTTCTACGCCAGAGCCCAAGGTTGGAACTTACAAGGAGTTCACCAAGAATGTGTTGCCTCGCATCAAGGACTTAGGGTATGATGCTATCCAGTTGATGGCTATTATGGAGCATGCATACTACGCTTCGTTTGGTTACCAAGTGACGAATTTCTTTGCAGCATCCTCGCGTTTTGGGACACCGGACgatttgaaagaattgattgataCAGCCCACGGGATGGGTATTCTTGTGCTATTGGATGTGGTTCATTCGCATGCTTCCAAGAATGTCACCGATGGGTTGAACCAGTTTGATGGTTCTGATCATCAGTACTTCCACTCGATTGCATCCACAAGAGGGGAACACCCATTGTGGGATTCAAGACTATTTAACTATGGCCACTTTGAAGTGCAGAGATTCTTGTTGGCAAACCTTGCCTTCTACATTGATGTGTACCAGTTTGACGGGTTCAGATTTGATGGTGTCACTTCTATGTTGTACTTGCACCACGGTGTTGGTGAAGGTGGTGCATTCAGCGGTGATTACAACGAGTATCTTTCCAAGGAGAGGTCATTCGTGGACCACGAAGCGTTGGCATACTTAATGTTGGCCAATGATCTCGTGAGAGAATTGCTTCCTGAAAACGGTATCACTATCGCTGAGGATGTGTCTGGGTACCCAACCCTATGTATGCCGCGTGATCTGGGCGGTGCAGGGTTCGACTACCGTTTGGCAATGGCTTTGCCAGACATGTGGATCAAGCTATTGAAGGAATACAAAGACGAGGATTGGAACATGGGTCACATTGTCCATACTTTAGTGAATAGAAGACATCGCGAAAAGGTTGTTGCTTACGCAGAGTCTCATGATCAAGCGTTGGTCGGAGACAAGACTTTGGCCTTCTGGTTGATGGATGCCGCGATGTACACAGACATGACAATTCTGAAAGAAACTAACCCAGTGGTGGACCGTGGTATTGCTTTGCACAAATTGATCAGACTTCTAACCCATTCCTTAGGTGGTGAGGCATATCTAAATTTTGAAGGTAACGAATTTGGTCATCCAGAGTGGTTGGATTTCCCTAACGTTAACAATGGTGACAGTTACCATTATGCCAGAAGACAATTCAACTTGGTTGATGACAAGCTGTTGAGATACCAGCAGTTGTACCAGTTTGATAAAGCTATGCAACTTTGTGAAAAACAGTATAAGTGGTTGAACACCCCTCAGGCTTACGTTTCTTTGAAGCATGAAGTTGATAAAGTTATTGCATTTGAGAGAAATGGTCTTTTGTTCATTTTCAACTTCCATCCAACGGAATCTTTCACCGATTACCGTATTGGTGTCAATGAACCAGGCTGTTATCGTATCATCTTGAACTCGGACAGATCTGCCTATGGTGGTTGGGATCGTATTGACGAATCCAAATCTGAATACTTCACTACAGACTTGAAATGGAACGATAGAAACAACTTCATCCAAGTCTACATTCCAAACCGTAGCGCGCTAGTCCTTGCCCTCGATTCTAGAATCCAAAAGcactaa
- the UBC8 gene encoding E2 ubiquitin-conjugating protein UBC8 has product MSGNVAGLRGEAISDLLTCYVMKLLMSDHDVELVNDNMQEFHIKFYGPKDTPYEKGVWRLHVELPDNYPYKSPSIGFVNKIYHPNIDAASGSICLDVINSTWSPLYDLLNIVEWMIPGLLKEPNGSDPLNNEAATLQLKDKDMYEQKINEYICKYATKEKYIQQFGKWNASDDTDDQEEDEDMDESEDEQLNDDNDSIELSDIEISDDDDDEEDDDGEE; this is encoded by the exons ATGAG CGGGAACGTTGCAGGGTTAAGGGGGGAGGCGATTTCAGACCTCTTGACCTGTT ACGTCATGAAGTTGTTGATGAGTGACCACGATGTGGAGCTTGTGAACGACAACATGCAGGAGTTTCATATAAAATTTTATGGGCCCAAGGATACGCCGTACGAGAAGGGAGTGTGGAGGCTCCATGTGGAGTTACCGGATAACTATCCATACAAGTCGCCGAGCATAGGGTTTGTAAATAAGATATACCACCCGAACATCGATGCGGCATCGGGCTCGATTTGTTTGGATGTGATCAATTCGACGTGGTCTCCGTTGTACgatcttttgaatattgtAGAGTGGATGATTCCGGGGCTTTTAAAGGAGCCCAATGGCTCGGACCCGTTGAATAACGAGGCAGCGACCTTGCAACTGAAGGATAAGGACATGTACGAGCAGAAAATCAACGAATATATCTGTAAGTATGCCACGAAGGAGAAGTATATCCAGCAGTTTGGCAAGTGGAACGCGAGTGACGACACGGATGATCAGGAGGAGGACGAGGACATGGACGAATCTGAAGATGAGCAACTTAACGATGACAATGACAGCATAGAGTTGAGCGATATAGAAATCAgtgacgacgacgacgacgaagaagacgatgacgGCGAGGAGTAG
- the MAK31 gene encoding Mak31p, whose amino-acid sequence MNNLSSVKLHDLLGQALYVTLSETRSLTGKLIAIDCKANLLLDEVVENNEGHVRRMGLVSVPFAAVSSVKIKKELVSQIQAMKASIHSQYG is encoded by the coding sequence ATGAACAACTTGTCGTCTGTTAAGCTACATGATTTGCTGGGTCAAGCTCTATATGTAACTTTGAGCGAAACTCGTTCTCTAACTGGCAAGCTCATAGCCATCGACTGCAAAGCAAATCTATTACTAGACGAAGTAGTAGAGAATAACGAAGGTCATGTACGGAGAATGGGTCTCGTTAGTGTTCCATTTGCTGCTGTTAGTTCAGTaaagatcaaaaaagaacttgTGAGCCAAATTCAGGCTATGAAAGCAAGTATTCACTCGCAGTATGGTTGa
- the MAK32 gene encoding Mak32p has translation MSLLTTNGMLIIDEIETESSHYYDILGGGGMYAILGASICCSNIDLRRGLLWIVDRGSDFPDSLTEAISSWGTGCVFRDDKNRLTTRGYNLYGSNDFRQFEYLSPKKRIDVEDWCECFSENVVQEIRCYHLLCSADRVSVIINKLEERYYLQDGTHSFVWEPIPDLCTPDQFPLMKKLLNGPNHFIFSPNAEEGARMLGESEPSTLEDCRSLLVRLAAEIKPGNVCVLRCGKEGSLAVTSGTNDAILHFPAYHYKTPELVIDPTGGGNTFLGGFAFAYAMCNDISIASICGNIAAGCAIEQYGVPVYQNVQWNKRSFADRLSYYLSAYDLKGDPVKILEALSGK, from the coding sequence ATGTCCCTTCTTACTACCAATGGAATGTTAATCATCGATGAAATCGAAACTGAATCATCTCATTACTATGATATCTTAGGAGGAGGAGGTATGTACGCGATTTTAGGAGCTTCTATATGTTGCAGCAATATTGATCTCCGTCGCGGTTTGTTGTGGATTGTAGATAGAGGATCTGATTTTCCGGATTCTTTGACAGAAGCTATCAGTTCATGGGGGACAGGATGTGTATTTAGAGATGATAAAAACAGATTGACTACAAGAGGATACAATCTATACGGTAGTAACGATTTTAGACAGTTTGAATACTTGAGCCCCAAGAAAAGGATAGACGTTGAAGATTGGTGTGAATGCTTTAGCGAAAACGTGGTTCAAGAGATCCGATGTTATCATTTATTATGTTCTGCTGATAGAGTTTCTGTGATTATAAACAAATTAGAAGAGAGATATTATCTTCAAGATGGCACTCATTCCTTTGTATGGGAGCCAATTCCAGACCTTTGTACTCCGGATCAATTTCctctgatgaagaaattgctCAATGGCCCAAACCATTTCATATTCTCTCCAAATGCCGAAGAAGGAGCTCGAATGTTGGGAGAGTCAGAACCGAGCACACTCGAAGATTGCCGTAGTTTGTTAGTCAGGTTGGCTGCAGAGATCAAGCCTGGGAACGTATGTGTCCTGAGATGCGGGAAAGAAGGATCTTTGGCTGTCACATCTGGCACTAATGATGCAATCCTTCACTTCCCTGCTTATCACTACAAAACTCCGGAACTCGTGATAGACCCAACTGGTGGTGGGAATACTTTCTTAGGCGGGTTTGCTTTCGCCTATGCAATGTGTAATGATATTTCAATTGCAAGCATATGCGGTAATATCGCAGCTGGATGTGCTATAGAGCAGTACGGAGTTCCCGTTTACCAAAACGTGCAATGGAATAAACGCAGCTTCGCCGACAGACTGTCATACTACTTGTCCGCCTACGATTTGAAAGGGGATCCAGTAAAAATACTTGAAGCCTTATCGGGAAAGTAG
- the VAC8 gene encoding protein anchor VAC8, translating to MGLCCSCLRGSGSLDDSTGLPIAENEREAVTSLLEFLENKDQYDFYSGKPLRALTTLVYSDNLNLQRSAALAFAEITEKYVNPVSRDVLEPILMLLTNPDPQIRIASCAALGNLAVNNENKLLIVEMGGLEPLIEQMKSDNVEVQCNAVGCITNLATQDDNKIEIAQSGALVPLTKLARSSNIRVQRNATGALLNMTHSGENRKELVDAGAVPVLVSLLSSMDADVQYYCTTALSNIAVDESNRRYLSKHAPKLVTKLVSLMNSTSPRVKCQATLALRNLASDTNYQLEIVRAGGLPDLVQLIQSDSLPLVLASVACIRNISIHPLNEGLIVDAGFLPPLVKLLDYKESEEIQCHAVSTLRNLAASSEKNRAEFFQSGVIEKFKQLALSCPISVQSEISACFAILALSDNTKYDLLQQDVLKVLIPMTMSQDQEISGNSAAAVANLISRVSNLEKILEYWDQPSDGIKGFLIRFLSSDFPTYEHIALWTILQLFECHNDTIYKLIKEDQKIVSGVKKIADENYAVAREYMHDGQGNNNMEHSTDANNMANGRSNNRQSSEKEDASFELYNITQQIIQFLV from the coding sequence ATGGGGTTATGCTGTAGTTGTCTCCGGGGTAGTGGTTCTCTGGATGATTCTACTGGGTTGCCTATAGCGGAAAATGAGCGTGAGGCGGTTACTTCGTTGTTGGAGTTTTTAGAGAACAAGGACCAGTACGATTTCTACTCGGGTAAGCCCTTGCGGGCTCTCACCACTCTAGTGTACTCTGATAACTTGAATTTGCAGCGGAGTGCGGCGTTGGCTTTTGCTGAGATTACTGAGAAGTATGTTAATCCCGTGAGTAGGGATGTTTTGGAGCCAATATTGATGCTTTTGACTAATCCGGACCCGCAGATTCGCATTGCGTCTTGCGCAGCGCTTGGAAACTTGGCAGTTAACAACGAGAATAAGTTGTTGATAGTGGAGATGGGAGGACTCGAGCCACTAATTGAACAGATGAAGTCGGACAACGTGGAAGTGCAATGCAATGCGGTCGGCTGTATCACGAACTTGGCTACCCAAGACGATAACAAAATTGAGATTGCTCAGTCGGGTGCCCTAGTACCATTGACGAAATTAGCGAGGTCCTCTAACATTAGGGTTCAAAGAAATGCAACTGGTGCGTTGTTGAACATGACGCACTCAGGagaaaatagaaaagaatTGGTTGATGCGGGTGCTGTCCCTGTTCTTGTTTCGTTACTTTCGAGTATGGATGCAGACGTACAGTACTACTGTACCACAGCTTTGTCAAACATTGCTGTTGACGAATCAAATAGAAGATACCTATCCAAACATGCGCCAAAGCTTGTTACTAAGCTTGTGTCGTTGATGAACTCCACCTCTCCTCGTGTTAAATGCCAGGCAACTTTGGCCTTGAGAAATTTGGCATCGGATACAAACTACCAACTAGAGATTGTCAGAGCAGGTGGATTGCCAGACTTGGTTCAATTGATTCAATCAGATTCTTTGCCGCTAGTGTTGGCTAGTGTGGCTTGTATCAGAAATATCTCCATCCATCCCTTAAACGAAGGTCTAATCGTAGATGCCGGATTTCTACCACCTTTAGTAAAATTACTTGATTACaaagaatctgaagaaaTTCAATGCCATGCTGTATCTACTTTGAGAAACTTAGCCGCATCTTCAGAAAAGAATAGAGCTGAATTTTTCCAATCCGGTGTGATTGAGAAATTCAAACAACTTGCATTGTCTTGCCCCATTAGTGTTCAGAGTGAGATCAGCGCATGTTTCGCAATCTTGGCTCTTTCTGATAATACGAAGTATGATCTTTTGCAACAGGACGTCTTGAAAGTTTTGATCCCAATGACTATGTCTCAGGATCAGGAAATATCGGGTAACTCCGCTGCAGCTGTCGCCAACTTAATATCGAGGGTGAGTAACCTAGAAAAGATTTTGGAATACTGGGATCAACCAAGCGATGGTATAAAGGGTTTCCTAATTAGATTCTTATCCAGCGACTTCCCAACTTACGAACATATCGCACTTTGGACCATCTTACAGCTGTTTGAATGTCACAATGATACGATTTACAAGCTAATAAAAGAGGACCAAAAGATTGTTAGTGGAGTCAAGAAGATCGCAGATGAGAACTACGCGGTGGCAAGAGAATATATGCATGATGGACAGggcaataataatatgGAACACAGCACTGACGCTAATAATATGGCCAACGGAAGATCTAATAATAGGCAATCGAGTGAAAAGGAAGACGCATCTTTCGAGTTGTACAATATCACTCAACAAATTATTCAATTTTTGGTATGA
- the TY1B-DR6 gene encoding uncharacterized protein yields the protein MLDTGAQISVVTDLKLLHNYTSNITRNITAANMGTLNTMGEGILILRLSNNVVVQFPAVYSEETPSNILSVMQLTAKQKITVDFYQRKMLVQDHNINIDIIHRNGFYWLSSEYLVLNETNIHSPADDDSPVSISLCHIRENTVPKKKWSLEFIHNLLAHVNIKQIRKSISNGDIRFIKLEDIDWSDMNSFTCQYCNIGKGKFHDHFTDSRDVYMKKFKKFEYLHTDIMGPFREDNTIPPNYLITFSDEVTKYRWIFPMSLASEHQVSAIMRKLISNIRTQQGVRVKEILMDQGSQYTGRMVRDLLDEFGIEGKYTSTGDKRSNGVAERLNRTLLDDARTLLASANLPEFLWYDAAEFAVIVRNSMHMRKLDGSPNMAAGLGGIAINKILPFGQPVVVYYNTGKKTLPRGKIVYALHPAKQSDGYTFYDPSSKQTMETTNYKIINTIQGDYLNSEENLDTLNQVDDIVRQRSNDPSTDSQRHITHRNQREQDYISQERDPTDEPQQPESDSTETHGNYLRTHKNEFQKGIATHTLGKDSRYPVRNSSDVPSQSPQEVQETLPVALSPASPPNNIFISQERLMEEEARSVKHPTKHVPAENGKRPAQRDELGVSTKRPNTKASPEQCSPIPEHLSHNDDTTDTSSLNEEERRSLYDKLSAKYRDSSIELQSTDSLYGGGGSDIGDLSNPDKQIMGIISCTKTELKINDSKSDQNHEHQIDAIVNMLIQENPVQTYDNIKHENRVKIPLVNSLKMVRSLPNTKIDRSLSYSQAITKNSNHQEREAFKEAYDSEIAQLMRRGTWDTTEVDIKSIEPHKLLNTMFIFTTKRDGRKKCRLVVRGDLQHWSTYEKHLESNTIHHYALMTILSVALEENMIVKQLDITAAYLYADLKEELYIRTPPHMKMPNKAFRLRKSLYGLKQSDANWYGTITSFLKERCGLKEDKIWSCVFTKEPPLSIIVCIFVDDIIVTGKDTQEIERFLEQLRSTYETKLVHDGKMGEDGTARYDILGLDLEYKRNGYMKFGMLDILSHKLPLLNLPLREGSRYNQAPVSSSSEPPKVDKNLYVTEKDYKSNVKKLQQVVGLLSYVAHKFRFEALYHVNVLAQYQLYPTDEVMKWANESVQYFWNTKEKRLVWTKNKTPVDYEFTIISDASDRCEPEGKSRLGWFYEIYGHKISARSTKSSYVCDSSTGAEICAMKEATKFDFAISALLFTLTGKRPRVRLLSDNKPALGRITNPNSTVSPFKPTFTRTMELREKHNEGLCDFTYIPTEQNVADILTKVLSAKRFNRLTNGWLI from the coding sequence ATGCTTGACACGGGAGCACAAATATCAGTGGTTACTGACTTGAAACTACTCCACAACTACACCAGCAACATTACAAGAAACATAACAGCCGCCAACATGGGAACATTAAACACTATGGGCGAAggaatattgatattacGTTTATCCAATAACGTAGTAGTTCAATTCCCGGCTGTATactcagaagaaacaccctcaaatattttaagCGTAATGCAATTAACAGCTAAACAAAAGATTACGGTAGATTtctaccaaagaaagatgcTAGTCCAGGATcacaatatcaatatcgaTATTATTCACCGAAATGGATTCTATTGGCTATCGAGTGAGTATCTGGTTCTAAATGAGACAAATATCCACTCGCCAGCCGATGACGATTCCCCGGTAAGTATTTCGTTGTGTCACATAAGAGAGAACACAGTACCTAAGAAAAAATGGTCATTAGAGTTCATACATAACTTATTGGCACACGTCaatataaaacaaattaGGAAATCAATCTCCAATGGTGATATACGATTCATAAAACTTGAAGACATAGATTGGTCTGATATGAACTCGTTTACTTGCCAATATTGTAACATTGGTAAAGGGAAATTCCATGATCACTTCACAGATAGTAGAGACGTTtatatgaagaagttcaaaaagtttgaatatcttcataCTGATATCATGGGTCCATTCCGAGAGGATAACACTATCCCACCGAACTATCTAATAACGTTTAGTGATGAGGTAACAAAGTATCGATGGATATTCCCAATGTCCCTGGCCTCAGAACATCAAGTGTCTGCTATCATGCGGAAactaatatcaaatataagaaCACAACAGGGAGTTCGAGTAAAGGAGATCCTAATGGATCAAGGCTCCCAATATACTGGACGAATGGTCCGAGACCTATTGGATGAATTTGGTATAGAAGGAAAATATACGTCTACAGGCGATAAACGTTCAAACGGAGTAGCTGAAAGGCTCAACCGTACATTATTAGATGATGCTAGAACACTTCTAGCAAGTGCCAACCTTCCAGAATTTTTATGGTACGATGCAGCTGAATTTGCAGTTATCGTTCGGAATTCGATGCATATGAGAAAACTCGACGGATCTCCGAATATGGCAGCAGGTCTCGGCGGTATCGCTATCAACAAGATATTACCATTTGGGCAACCGGTGGTAGTATACTATAACACTGGCAAGAAAACGTTGCCACGAGGTAAAATAGTTTATGCACTACACCCAGCCAAACAATCCGATGGCTATACTTTCTACGATCCTAGTTCAAAGCAAACTATGGAGACTACTAACTATAAAATCATTAACACCATCCAAGGTGACTACCTCAATAGCGAGGAAAACCTTGATACCTTGAATCAAGTAGATGACATCGTAAGACAGAGATCAAACGATCCATCTACAGATTCACAACGTCATATCACGCACAGGAATCAGCGTGAACAGGATTATATATCCCAAGAGCGGGATCCTACTGACGAACCCCAACAACCAGAGTCCGACTCAACTGAGACTCATGGTAATTACCTAAGAACTCATAAGAACGAGTTTCAAAAGGGTATAGCGACCCATACATTAGGAAAGGATTCGAGATACCCAGTTCGAAATTCTTCGGACGTACCATCGCAATCACCACAGGAAGTACAGGAAACACTTCCAGTTGCGCTATCCCCTGCATCACCTCCCAATAACATATTTATTAGTCAAGAGCGACTAATGGAGGAGGAAGCACGGTCGGTAAAGCATCCGACAAAGCATGTTCCTGCCGAGAATGGCAAACGACCAGCGCAACGGGATGAACTTGGTGTCTCTACCAAAAGGCCGAACACTAAGGCGTCCCCAGAACAATGTTCACCTATACCTGAACACTTGTCGCATAACGACGACACCACAGATACCTCTTCACTCAATGAGGAGGAACGCCGATCACTCTATGACAAATTATCTGCCAAATACAGAGATTCCTCGATTGAACTTCAATCTACGGACTCTCTGTACGGGGGTGGAGGATCTGACATAGGCGATCTAAGTAACCCAgataaacaaataatgGGTATTATCAGCTGTACTAAAACAGAGCTGAAGATTAATGATTCGAAGTCGGATCAAAATCATGAACATCAAATCGATGCCATCGTAAACATGCTGATACAGGAAAATCCTGTACAGACCTACGACAACATAAAGCACGAAAATCGTGTGAAGATCCCATTAGTGAACTCACTGAAAATGGTTAGGTCTTTACCAAACACGAAGATCGATCGTTCTTTATCTTATTCACAAGcaataacaaagaacagTAACCATCAAGAGAGGGAAGCCTTCAAGGAAGCTTACGACAGTGAGATCGCACAACTCATGAGAAGAGGTACATGGGATACAACAGAGGTTGATATAAAGTCAATTGAACCACACAAACTATTGAACACAATGTTCATATTTACTACCAAAAGAGATGGTAGAAAGAAATGCAGACTAGTAGTAAGGGGAGACCTGCAACACTGGTCTACATATGAGAAACATCTAGAGTCCAATACCATACACCATTATGCTCTAATGACAATATTGAGCGTAGCACtcgaagaaaacatgaTTGTCAAACAGTTAGACATCACTGCTGCTTATTTGTATGCAGACCTCAAAGAGGAACTGTATATAAGAACCCCTCCTCATATGAAAATGCCAAATAAAGCATTCAGATTAAGGAAGTCTCTTTATGGATTAAAGCAGAGTGATGCAAATTGGTACGGGACAATCACTTCGTTCCTTAAGGAAAGATGTGGCCTGAAAGAGGATAAAATATGGTCCTGTGTGTTCACAAAAGAACCACCATTGTCCATCATCGTTTGCATCTTTGTCGATGACATCATTGTTACCGGGAAGGATACGcaagaaatagaaagatTCTTAGAACAACTAAGATCGACATACGAGACAAAACTCGTTCATGATGGTAAAATGGGAGAAGATGGAACCGCCAGGTACGATATACTTGGACTAGACTTGgaatacaaaagaaatggatACATGAAATTCGGAATGTTAGACATATTGTCTCACAAATTACCGCTTTTGAATTTACCACTGAGAGAAGGTTCTAGGTACAACCAAGCTCCAGTTTCCTCAAGTTCCGAACCACCAAAGGTGGATAAGAATCTTTATGTAACCGAAAAGGATTACAAGTCAAATGTGAAGAAGCTACAACAAGTAGTGGGATTACTATCATATGTTGCACATAAATTTAGGTTTGAAGCATTATATCACGTAAATGTTCTTGCTCAGTATCAATTGTACCCCACTGATGAAGTCATGAAATGGGCAAACGAGTCAGTACAATACTTCTGGAACACAAAGGAAAAGCGTCTAGTATGGACAAAAAACAAGACTCCAGTAGACTATGAATTCACAATAATATCTGATGCATCGGATAGATGCGAACCTGAAGGAAAGTCCAGACTAGGATGGTTTTACGAGATCTACGGTCACAAAATTTCGGCCAGATCGACAAAATCAAGTTATGTATGTGATTCATCTACTGGTGCTGAGATATGTGCGATGAAAGAAGCTACGAAGTTCGACTTTGCAATAAGTGCATTGTTATTCACCTTAACAGGAAAGAGACCAAGAGTTAGACTACTATCAGATAACAAACCTGCGTTAGGTAGGATCACCAACCCTAACTCCACTGTGTCCCCATTCAAACCTACGTTTACAAGAACAATGGAATTAAGAGAAAAACATAATGAAGGTCTATGTGATTTCACATATATTCCTACAGAACAAAATGTAGCGGATATACTGACGAAAGTATTGTCAGCAAAGAGATTCAATCGATTAACAAATGGATGGTTGATATAG